The following coding sequences lie in one Sinorhizobium fredii USDA 257 genomic window:
- a CDS encoding transcriptional regulator: MNEIRAAIAADEFSDAADLVRIGQELGHRIPPEVIASTVEPMTDAVWRNSTGFAQGFISGEVDSIPSIFGAVAADYFVFGDVRDTYTEGSKLLVGDDYDRFTLGASLFGIAMLAPGTGAFDAGASVLKNANKARKLSSKLADRLVRSAGDAIDVGALKKGLTTMPAPKVSFSGLPRLTSAVSGLTIDDVRKLDFSKLDGAVKEAWPIDTSAIRRQFHGVLMPAAIDELRIASSSISGIQKRAGIRSVFKVIERADSPAELRRFESLAKGMGDQTAGVIRLFGKGAIRLGDLLLEIVAAIALALGWLFGAAWTSLTFFLNFRRFFRSRTV, encoded by the coding sequence GTGAATGAAATCCGGGCCGCCATTGCAGCGGACGAATTTTCCGATGCCGCGGATCTGGTTAGGATCGGACAGGAACTCGGCCATCGCATTCCGCCCGAGGTCATTGCCTCGACCGTTGAACCGATGACCGACGCAGTATGGCGGAATTCGACGGGGTTCGCCCAAGGCTTCATCTCCGGTGAAGTCGATTCGATACCCAGCATCTTCGGTGCAGTCGCAGCCGACTATTTCGTTTTCGGCGACGTCCGTGACACCTATACGGAGGGCAGCAAGCTTCTCGTCGGCGACGATTACGACCGTTTCACTCTCGGCGCCTCCCTGTTTGGAATTGCAATGCTCGCTCCAGGCACAGGCGCGTTCGATGCCGGAGCGTCAGTCCTGAAGAACGCCAATAAGGCGCGCAAGCTGAGTAGCAAGCTGGCGGACCGCCTCGTGCGGTCGGCCGGCGACGCCATTGACGTTGGTGCCTTGAAGAAGGGCCTGACGACGATGCCGGCGCCGAAGGTCTCTTTCTCCGGCCTGCCGCGTCTGACGAGCGCGGTATCGGGTCTTACAATCGACGACGTTAGGAAACTCGATTTCTCGAAGCTTGACGGGGCTGTGAAGGAAGCCTGGCCGATTGACACCTCTGCGATCCGCAGGCAGTTCCACGGCGTGTTAATGCCGGCCGCAATCGACGAGCTTCGGATCGCTTCCTCGAGCATAAGCGGCATCCAAAAGAGGGCGGGTATCCGCTCGGTATTCAAAGTCATCGAACGGGCCGACAGTCCTGCCGAGCTTCGCCGTTTCGAGTCTCTGGCAAAAGGGATGGGAGATCAGACGGCCGGCGTCATACGGCTGTTTGGCAAAGGAGCGATCCGGCTCGGGGACCTGCTGTTGGAGATTGTCGCCGCAATCGCACTGGCCCTTGGTTGGCTCTTCGGGGCCGCATGGACTTCCCTGACATTTTTCCTGAACTTTCGCCGGTTTTTTCGATCTCGCACGGTGTAG
- a CDS encoding PRC-barrel domain-containing protein — MQRILIALAATTMIVGTAAAQTAETTTTETFVTAKPTDVLSYNLVNLNVTNTANESIGEIKDLVLSEGQLAGYIVSVGGVLGMGERYVVVSPKAVKITYVETDKKWTAVMDATKDQLKAAPEFKYEGRWKR; from the coding sequence ATGCAACGTATTCTGATTGCCCTTGCAGCTACGACGATGATTGTTGGAACGGCTGCGGCGCAGACGGCTGAAACCACCACCACCGAAACCTTCGTCACCGCCAAGCCGACCGACGTGCTGAGCTACAATCTCGTCAATCTCAACGTGACCAATACTGCCAATGAATCGATCGGGGAGATCAAAGATCTGGTCCTCTCGGAAGGTCAGCTGGCTGGCTATATCGTGTCCGTCGGAGGGGTCCTCGGGATGGGCGAGCGCTACGTTGTCGTCAGCCCGAAGGCGGTCAAAATCACCTACGTCGAAACCGACAAAAAGTGGACGGCTGTGATGGATGCGACCAAGGATCAGCTCAAGGCGGCCCCGGAGTTCAAATACGAGGGCCGCTGGAAACGCTAG
- a CDS encoding patatin-like phospholipase family protein, whose protein sequence is MSLAPKIAIACQGGGSHAAFAAGVLSGLLAPEFRDRYQLIALSGTSGGAMCAALVWSGLIRSGADEAGRRLMDFWRDLEVHDILDAVANFWAVSSARLPVSAEISPYFYSPVAEPRLRELLSRHLDLASLPSEPHSRATPKLLIGATDIIRGLGVAFEGESLTYDELLASAAVPPLFRAVQAHGTLFWDGLFSRNPPVREFTELPERPDEIWVVQINPQQRKHEPRAMPEIIDRRNELSGNLALSQELYFITKINELLAEYPSLGARYKTINIRVVELEGDLDYPSKLDRSRSMIERLLLNGQERAAWFFDGRSLWPR, encoded by the coding sequence ATGTCGCTGGCTCCTAAAATCGCAATAGCCTGCCAAGGAGGAGGTAGCCATGCTGCCTTTGCGGCCGGCGTGCTGAGTGGCCTACTGGCGCCTGAGTTTCGTGATCGTTATCAGCTCATTGCCTTGAGTGGGACGTCCGGCGGCGCGATGTGCGCCGCGTTGGTGTGGTCCGGCTTGATCCGCAGTGGGGCGGACGAGGCTGGGCGCCGGCTGATGGATTTTTGGCGTGACCTCGAGGTGCATGACATCCTTGATGCGGTGGCCAATTTCTGGGCGGTGTCGTCGGCGCGTCTCCCGGTCAGCGCCGAGATCAGCCCTTACTTCTATAGTCCTGTGGCCGAGCCGCGGCTGCGCGAGCTTCTCAGTCGTCACCTCGACCTTGCGTCGTTGCCAAGCGAGCCGCATAGTCGCGCGACGCCGAAGCTCCTGATTGGGGCTACGGACATCATTCGCGGCTTGGGCGTGGCATTTGAAGGCGAGAGCTTGACCTATGATGAGCTGCTCGCTTCGGCCGCGGTTCCTCCGCTCTTCCGTGCCGTGCAGGCTCACGGCACTCTCTTCTGGGATGGGCTATTCAGCCGCAATCCGCCTGTGCGCGAATTCACCGAATTGCCGGAGCGACCCGACGAAATCTGGGTAGTGCAGATCAACCCACAGCAGCGGAAACACGAGCCACGGGCGATGCCAGAGATCATCGATCGCCGCAATGAGCTGTCTGGCAACCTGGCGCTCAGTCAGGAATTGTATTTCATTACGAAAATCAATGAGCTGCTCGCCGAGTATCCATCGCTCGGCGCACGCTACAAAACTATCAACATCCGAGTCGTCGAACTCGAGGGTGACCTAGACTATCCCTCAAAGCTGGACCGCTCCAGGTCGATGATCGAGCGCCTGCTGCTAAACGGGCAGGAACGCGCAGCTTGGTTCTTCGACGGCCGATCGCTGTGGCCGCGCTAG
- a CDS encoding integrase has translation MGQLSMATRKELTAAVSERYRASTRTEKARILDEFVVITGFHRKHAMRLLRRHGREPTGRRARPRVYDEAERNALILLWEASDRVCGKRLKALLPVLVEAMERHGHFNLAPEIRGKLLAMSAATIDRTLGPIREGLGRPRRRPAAHALRRSIPIRTSADWDNPAPGFVEADLVAHCGPSARGSFIQTLVLTDIATGWTECAPLLVREQTLLSSVLTELRKQLPFALLGLDTDNDTVFMNETLKAYCDAANIVFTRCRPYRKNDQAFVEQKNGAVVRRMVGYRRFEGLEAATLLAKLYRSARLFVNFFQPSFKLIAKQRDGARVRKTYSPPATPHQRLIADARTSDAVRSRLQEIYAGLDPVLLLRDIRALQERLAALADTPPAMRTDGVAQPIDLFLASLRTAWKDGATRPTDRPIVKAKRGRRRPDPLVKATADLRSWFEAEPWRTGSELLSRLQAEYPGDYPDKLLRTLQRRLKVWRSEQADALLFGTLNKEPPIHQIARPH, from the coding sequence ATGGGACAGCTGAGCATGGCGACGAGGAAAGAACTGACGGCGGCGGTTTCGGAGCGTTATCGTGCTTCGACGCGAACGGAGAAGGCGAGAATTCTGGATGAGTTCGTCGTCATCACGGGCTTTCACCGCAAGCACGCGATGCGCCTGCTGCGGCGCCACGGGAGAGAGCCTACAGGTCGGCGAGCGCGGCCGCGGGTTTATGATGAAGCGGAACGCAATGCGCTCATATTGCTGTGGGAGGCGTCTGATCGGGTTTGTGGGAAGCGGCTGAAGGCGTTGCTACCCGTCCTTGTCGAGGCGATGGAACGGCACGGTCATTTTAACCTCGCGCCTGAGATCCGCGGCAAATTGCTGGCGATGAGCGCGGCCACGATCGACAGGACGCTGGGACCGATCCGAGAGGGTTTGGGACGCCCTCGACGGCGGCCCGCGGCGCACGCCCTGCGACGGAGCATTCCCATTAGAACGTCGGCGGATTGGGACAATCCGGCGCCAGGCTTCGTTGAGGCGGATCTCGTCGCCCATTGCGGCCCTTCGGCTCGCGGCAGCTTCATCCAAACCCTTGTTCTCACCGACATCGCGACTGGCTGGACGGAATGTGCGCCGCTGCTGGTTCGCGAACAGACACTGTTGAGCAGTGTGCTCACAGAATTGCGCAAGCAACTGCCCTTCGCGCTTCTCGGCCTGGATACGGACAACGACACCGTCTTCATGAACGAGACGTTGAAGGCCTATTGTGACGCCGCCAACATTGTCTTCACGCGCTGCCGCCCCTACCGCAAGAACGACCAGGCCTTTGTCGAGCAGAAGAATGGCGCCGTCGTGCGCAGGATGGTTGGATATCGTCGGTTCGAGGGACTGGAGGCCGCCACGCTGCTAGCGAAGCTCTACCGATCAGCACGGCTGTTCGTAAACTTCTTTCAGCCATCATTCAAATTGATCGCGAAGCAGCGCGACGGCGCTCGTGTGCGCAAGACGTATAGTCCGCCAGCCACGCCGCATCAGCGTCTGATTGCCGACGCTCGCACGTCAGATGCAGTCCGCTCCCGTCTGCAGGAAATCTACGCAGGGCTCGATCCTGTCCTGCTATTGCGCGATATTCGCGCCCTACAGGAGCGACTCGCTGCGCTTGCCGACACGCCGCCGGCCATGCGCACTGACGGGGTAGCTCAGCCGATCGACCTTTTCCTCGCGAGTTTGCGGACGGCCTGGAAGGACGGAGCTACCCGGCCGACGGATCGTCCGATTGTAAAGGCCAAAAGAGGACGGCGGCGTCCTGACCCTCTCGTCAAGGCGACCGCCGACTTGCGAAGTTGGTTCGAAGCCGAACCATGGCGAACCGGCAGTGAACTTCTGTCACGTCTGCAGGCCGAGTATCCCGGCGATTACCCCGACAAGCTGCTTCGAACACTTCAGCGCCGGCTGAAGGTCTGGCGTAGCGAACAGGCGGACGCGTTGCTGTTTGGCACCTTGAACAAGGAGCCGCCGATCCACCAAATCGCAAGGCCGCACTGA
- a CDS encoding response regulator, with protein sequence MDKLLTGLHVLVVEDEMLVLIMIEDMLADLGCESVTAAATVNQALAAIDAQIFDVAMLDMNLNGSNSYAVAEALGTHGVPFVFSTGYSGHDMRDGYRDHPVLKKPFTEKELVEVLTRLLSR encoded by the coding sequence ATGGATAAATTGCTTACCGGTCTTCACGTCCTCGTTGTCGAGGATGAAATGCTGGTCCTCATAATGATAGAAGACATGCTGGCCGACCTCGGATGCGAGTCCGTGACTGCTGCAGCTACGGTCAATCAGGCCCTCGCGGCGATTGATGCGCAAATCTTTGATGTTGCTATGCTGGATATGAATCTGAATGGCAGTAACAGCTATGCCGTCGCTGAAGCGCTCGGCACTCACGGCGTTCCGTTCGTTTTCTCAACGGGATATAGCGGTCACGATATGAGAGATGGTTACCGCGATCATCCCGTTCTGAAGAAGCCCTTCACGGAAAAGGAACTGGTCGAGGTCCTTACACGTCTACTGTCTCGCTGA
- a CDS encoding HWE histidine kinase domain-containing protein encodes MPEIIIKSEGQKVAEAEVESFRRDLGPFVVAAESTRMPMLFTDAKERGDPIIFVNDAFLDLSGYDREEVLGQRLDFLMARGTDPEAQARINAAFAGTTKGGSEICYRRKDGSEFWSAILISPVRDKSGEIVQHFASFVDLTDHKQEEAQSRMLIDELNHRVKNTLATVQSIVWQALRNTSDPNVIRESIESRLFALSRSHDLLTRENWEGAGLFDLIKAALEPFGVANGRSEHFVITGSNIRVSPKVTLALGIAFHELATNAVKYGAFSNTAGSVLISWMIEPSSEGNRLLLRWQEKNGPPVTPPSRKGFGSRVLERGLPHELEGTVNLDYRADGLICTINFPAPQGS; translated from the coding sequence ATGCCTGAAATAATAATCAAGTCCGAGGGCCAGAAAGTTGCTGAGGCCGAAGTCGAGAGCTTTCGGAGGGACCTTGGGCCATTCGTCGTCGCTGCTGAATCGACACGAATGCCGATGCTGTTTACGGACGCAAAGGAGCGCGGCGATCCGATAATTTTTGTCAATGACGCTTTTCTCGATCTATCCGGATATGACCGGGAAGAGGTGCTTGGCCAGAGGCTGGACTTCCTGATGGCGCGGGGCACCGATCCCGAGGCGCAGGCGCGCATTAATGCCGCGTTTGCGGGCACCACCAAAGGCGGTTCGGAGATTTGCTACCGTCGCAAGGATGGCAGCGAGTTCTGGTCAGCGATCCTCATCAGTCCGGTTCGGGACAAGAGCGGCGAGATAGTCCAGCATTTCGCCTCCTTCGTGGATCTCACCGATCACAAGCAGGAGGAAGCCCAGTCCAGGATGCTCATCGACGAGTTGAACCATCGCGTGAAAAACACCCTTGCCACGGTGCAGTCGATTGTCTGGCAGGCTTTGCGGAATACTTCTGATCCCAACGTGATCCGGGAATCCATCGAGTCGCGCCTCTTTGCCCTTTCCAGGTCGCACGACCTGTTGACCCGCGAGAATTGGGAAGGTGCGGGACTGTTCGATCTGATCAAGGCGGCTTTGGAGCCGTTCGGTGTTGCAAATGGAAGGTCAGAGCACTTTGTTATCACGGGCAGCAACATCCGCGTCTCCCCGAAAGTCACCCTTGCGCTCGGCATCGCGTTCCACGAACTCGCGACCAATGCCGTGAAGTACGGCGCGTTTTCCAACACGGCCGGGTCAGTCCTGATCTCATGGATGATTGAGCCGTCGTCCGAGGGCAACAGGCTTCTCCTGCGCTGGCAGGAGAAAAATGGCCCGCCTGTGACGCCACCGTCCCGGAAAGGGTTCGGGTCGCGGGTGCTCGAGCGCGGTCTGCCTCACGAACTGGAAGGCACGGTGAACCTCGACTATCGGGCGGACGGCCTGATTTGCACAATCAATTTCCCTGCACCGCAAGGCTCGTGA
- a CDS encoding YihY/virulence factor BrkB family protein, with protein MNPHENQEEAAEREDPGRGRTAATPGDIPARGLRDIFWRVVSQVSEDRVALVAAGVTFYILLALFPALTSLVSIYGLISDPAAIGEQITFLAGILPAQSLQLVTDQLQAITSQKTSSLSIGFIAGLLIALWSARNGVAALFEAMNIAYDEVEERGFIRLTLLTLGFTAGGLLITAVLIAAIAVLPAALAFLPLDQWLERLARIARWPVLLLLIGAAIALVYRYGPDRDPPKLRWLTWGAAFSTLCWFPASLLFSFYIDNFADYNATYGAMGALIGFMLWIWVSTMIIIIGAELNAELEHQTARDSTTGQPQKMGERDAYVADTLGEKSD; from the coding sequence ATGAATCCCCACGAAAACCAAGAAGAGGCTGCGGAACGGGAGGATCCGGGGAGGGGACGGACCGCTGCTACCCCCGGCGACATCCCGGCGCGCGGCCTGCGTGACATTTTCTGGCGCGTGGTCTCGCAGGTCAGCGAAGACCGGGTGGCGCTCGTCGCGGCCGGCGTTACATTCTACATTCTTCTCGCCCTGTTTCCGGCACTGACCTCGCTGGTATCTATCTACGGCCTCATTTCCGACCCGGCCGCCATTGGCGAGCAGATCACTTTTTTGGCGGGCATCCTGCCGGCGCAATCACTTCAGCTTGTGACGGATCAGTTGCAGGCCATCACGTCACAGAAGACCTCCAGTCTGAGCATCGGCTTCATTGCCGGGCTGCTCATCGCACTCTGGAGTGCACGTAACGGGGTGGCAGCACTCTTCGAGGCGATGAACATCGCCTATGACGAAGTCGAAGAGCGCGGTTTCATCCGACTGACGCTGCTTACCCTTGGCTTTACGGCGGGTGGTCTCCTGATCACGGCCGTGCTGATCGCTGCCATCGCGGTTTTGCCGGCAGCCCTTGCCTTTCTGCCGCTCGACCAATGGCTCGAAAGGCTCGCAAGGATTGCGCGCTGGCCCGTGCTCTTGCTGCTGATTGGCGCCGCCATAGCCCTGGTTTACCGATACGGGCCCGATCGAGATCCACCGAAGCTGAGGTGGCTCACTTGGGGCGCGGCGTTCAGCACGCTCTGCTGGTTCCCAGCGTCGCTTCTGTTTTCATTCTACATCGATAACTTCGCGGACTATAACGCGACCTACGGCGCAATGGGCGCATTGATCGGCTTCATGCTGTGGATTTGGGTATCGACGATGATCATCATCATCGGGGCGGAGCTCAACGCCGAATTGGAACACCAGACGGCGCGCGATTCCACGACTGGCCAGCCCCAGAAAATGGGCGAGCGCGACGCCTATGTGGCCGATACGCTCGGCGAAAAAAGCGATTGA
- a CDS encoding YciE/YciF ferroxidase family protein — translation MAKSPKDLNDLFHETLKDIYYAERQLLKALPKMARSAQSAELKTAFEKHRDETETHVERLNQVFEIIGKPAKGKTCDAIIGIVDEGKETIEEFKDTVALDAGLISAAQAAEHYEISRYGTLVTWAKTLGLNDAATLLAQTLAEEENTDKLLTKLAVASANVKAA, via the coding sequence ATGGCAAAGTCCCCGAAAGACCTCAATGATCTTTTTCACGAGACGCTAAAGGACATCTACTACGCCGAGCGGCAACTGCTGAAGGCCTTGCCGAAGATGGCGCGAAGCGCCCAGTCCGCGGAACTCAAGACCGCCTTCGAGAAGCATCGCGACGAGACCGAGACACACGTCGAGCGACTGAACCAGGTGTTCGAAATCATCGGCAAACCCGCGAAGGGCAAGACCTGCGACGCAATCATCGGCATCGTCGACGAGGGCAAGGAGACGATAGAGGAATTCAAGGACACGGTCGCCCTTGACGCGGGGCTAATCTCGGCTGCCCAGGCGGCGGAACACTACGAGATCAGCCGCTACGGAACGCTGGTGACCTGGGCAAAGACACTTGGCCTCAACGATGCGGCCACTCTGCTGGCTCAGACCCTGGCCGAAGAAGAGAACACCGACAAGCTGCTCACCAAGCTAGCCGTCGCCAGTGCCAACGTAAAGGCCGCCTGA
- a CDS encoding response regulator, producing the protein MRKTVLIVEDEFLIAIDLKLLLERRGWQVLGSVTTVQEALSLLGDELPSVALLDVTLRDGSVTLLAEALRAQNVPFVVASAYSKPELIGGEIMASAPNVAKPTEERRLLAVLEQVVRS; encoded by the coding sequence TCGTGGAGGACGAGTTCCTGATCGCGATCGATCTCAAGCTGCTGCTTGAGCGGCGCGGCTGGCAGGTGCTCGGGTCGGTAACAACGGTGCAGGAGGCGCTTAGTCTGTTGGGCGACGAGCTACCTAGCGTGGCACTCCTTGATGTGACCTTACGGGACGGGAGCGTCACACTGCTGGCGGAGGCGCTGCGCGCGCAGAACGTACCCTTCGTCGTGGCAAGCGCTTACAGCAAACCGGAACTTATCGGCGGAGAGATCATGGCAAGCGCGCCCAATGTCGCCAAGCCAACTGAGGAGCGGCGCCTGCTCGCAGTACTTGAGCAAGTGGTCCGATCCTGA
- a CDS encoding YihY/virulence factor BrkB family protein — protein MSDDPGGRLYEGNSHSGILSEDATELLRGRGWRSAQAVLREAVLRLWDDEAMSLAGNIAFRPVLAMFPFLIFISSLTAFIGDPGMASRLIEFLIAIVPAPLVDTLVSEVRAVVTERRGGIAGIGIFLTIWFAVGGVDSVRVGLNRAYDIKEHRSVLWIYILQVLVVVGGGLVFVIVAYLLVLAPLLGSLANRLLPGFQPTFSAFEMMRYPSAAAILTVALFAAHIVLPARRTHFSNIWPGVFFTVLVWLSLAIIFSWYLARFADYASYYAGIAGVIAALYFIYLAALVLIFGGEMNRALRIRRLARAMRRVANETSGNSEIGPVPEEQ, from the coding sequence TTGAGTGATGATCCTGGCGGCCGACTGTATGAAGGCAACAGCCATTCTGGCATTCTCAGCGAAGATGCGACTGAATTGTTACGAGGTCGCGGCTGGCGCTCGGCACAAGCGGTCCTGCGTGAAGCGGTGCTTCGGCTCTGGGACGACGAGGCAATGTCTCTGGCGGGAAATATCGCCTTTCGACCCGTGTTGGCGATGTTTCCCTTTCTGATTTTTATCAGCTCGCTTACTGCTTTCATAGGCGATCCCGGAATGGCGAGTCGGCTTATCGAATTTTTAATTGCGATCGTTCCGGCCCCATTGGTGGACACACTGGTTTCGGAGGTTCGCGCTGTGGTCACAGAACGGCGCGGCGGCATAGCCGGGATCGGCATCTTTCTCACAATATGGTTTGCGGTAGGTGGGGTCGACAGCGTCCGTGTGGGACTCAACCGCGCGTACGACATTAAGGAACATCGATCTGTTCTGTGGATCTATATCCTTCAGGTCCTGGTGGTGGTCGGAGGTGGGCTCGTATTCGTCATCGTCGCTTACCTGTTGGTGCTGGCCCCCTTATTGGGTTCGCTGGCTAATCGGCTTCTTCCCGGGTTCCAGCCTACGTTTTCGGCATTCGAAATGATGCGATATCCATCCGCTGCCGCTATTCTGACGGTGGCGCTGTTCGCAGCACATATCGTTCTGCCTGCACGCCGGACACACTTTTCCAATATATGGCCTGGTGTGTTCTTCACAGTTCTGGTCTGGTTATCGTTGGCGATAATTTTCTCGTGGTATCTTGCCCGCTTTGCCGATTATGCAAGCTACTACGCCGGAATCGCCGGTGTAATAGCAGCGTTGTACTTCATCTATTTGGCGGCATTGGTTCTCATATTTGGTGGTGAAATGAATCGGGCGCTCCGAATCCGGCGCCTGGCGCGCGCAATGAGGCGAGTTGCCAACGAGACTAGTGGAAATTCAGAGATCGGTCCGGTCCCCGAGGAGCAATAA